AACAGTTACACTATTAATGTCTAAGTTGTTTTTTAAAACTTCACAAATGTTTTTTCTTTCTATGTCTATATTATTTTCTTTTAATTTTTCATAAAAATAACTGGTAGTCGATGCTTGTGTATCTATATCAATTAATAACACCTTGTATTCTTTTGATAAAATTGTAGCAAGAATTATAGCACTTGTACTTTTTCCAACGCCTCCTTTTATACTAGCAATGGTTATTATTTTTGTTCTTTTTCTATCCATTTGGTTATAATCCCCCCATTTGATAGTTTTTTGTTGTAAAATTCATATATTTCCTTTTCTAGAGTTAAAAGTATTTTAATCAAGGATTTATAATATTTTTTTTTAATTTTATCTTTTCTTAATAAATAAGAAATTCCTACAACATAACAAAATATGCTTCCTTTCTTGAATTTAAATCGTATATAATGTATTTTTGAAAATGTAGCTGTTTTTAATTTATTATTTTCCTCGTATCTTCTTAAAACATTTTTTATTGGTTTTCTGCAACCATAATTAATTCCTAAAAATTTGTCTTCATCTTTTAAAGAAAAAAGACTAAATGCTTCTGTTTTTTTCCTGTCAAGCAATTTTCTAA
This genomic stretch from Borreliella valaisiana VS116 harbors:
- a CDS encoding DUF226 domain-containing protein, translated to MKNLLEKLKEKKTKIKPERNNNIFVKIEKKDDKSIYHTKIFLDFHAFGTKKNQNYRFLISFRKLLDRKKTEAFSLFSLKDEDKFLGINYGCRKPIKNVLRRYEENNKLKTATFSKIHYIRFKFKKGSIFCYVVGISYLLRKDKIKKKYYKSLIKILLTLEKEIYEFYNKKLSNGGIITKWIEKEQK